One Actinomycetota bacterium DNA window includes the following coding sequences:
- a CDS encoding glutamine amidotransferase family protein translates to MMNLRGEKFNGEPMLTAIANMKERSNGLGGGFAAYGIYPQYADLYCFQLMYDDQAAREETEGYLKESFSVEGAEVIPTRSCEGVSDPPLLWRYFLQPREAVACELEDVDDFVVQAVMHINVRIDGAFVFSSGKDMGVFKGVGFPEDVGRFFRLDEYEGYIWVAHGRFPTNTQAWWGGAHPFNILDWSVVHNGEISSYGINMRHLEMYGYKCTLFTDTEVIAYAVDLLVRRHGLSIEDMSRVLAAPLWSEIDRMPPREREVHTALRQSYGSLLLNGPFSIIISNREQMIGLTDRIRLRPLVAGRNGDFMYISSEEAPMHLVDDTLRDTWIPHGGEPVVAELIKPAAAEEKEEGKVLSISGAEPA, encoded by the coding sequence ATGATGAACCTGCGGGGCGAGAAGTTCAACGGGGAGCCCATGCTCACGGCCATCGCCAACATGAAGGAGCGCAGCAACGGCCTGGGCGGCGGCTTCGCGGCCTATGGCATCTATCCCCAGTACGCCGACCTCTACTGTTTCCAGCTCATGTACGACGACCAGGCAGCGCGGGAGGAGACCGAGGGGTACCTCAAGGAGTCCTTCTCCGTGGAGGGGGCGGAGGTCATCCCCACCAGGAGCTGCGAGGGCGTTTCCGACCCCCCGCTGCTGTGGCGCTATTTCCTGCAGCCGCGGGAGGCCGTGGCCTGCGAGCTGGAGGACGTGGACGACTTCGTGGTCCAGGCGGTAATGCACATCAACGTGCGCATCGACGGCGCCTTCGTCTTCTCCAGCGGCAAGGACATGGGCGTCTTCAAGGGAGTGGGCTTCCCCGAGGACGTGGGGCGTTTCTTCCGCCTCGACGAGTACGAGGGCTACATCTGGGTGGCCCACGGGAGGTTCCCCACCAACACCCAGGCGTGGTGGGGGGGCGCGCACCCCTTCAACATCCTGGACTGGTCGGTGGTGCACAACGGGGAGATATCCTCCTACGGCATCAACATGCGCCACCTGGAGATGTACGGTTACAAGTGCACCCTCTTCACCGATACGGAGGTCATCGCCTACGCCGTGGACCTGCTGGTACGCCGGCACGGTCTGTCCATAGAGGACATGTCGAGGGTGCTTGCGGCGCCCCTGTGGTCGGAGATAGACCGCATGCCGCCGCGGGAAAGGGAGGTGCACACGGCGCTGCGCCAGTCATACGGGTCGCTCCTGCTCAACGGGCCCTTCAGCATCATCATCTCCAACCGCGAGCAGATGATCGGGCTTACCGACCGCATCCGCCTGCGGCCGCTGGTGGCGGGGCGCAACGGCGACTTCATGTACATCTCCTCCGAGGAGGCCCCCATGCACCTGGTGGACGACACCCTGCGAGACACCTGGATACCGCACGGCGGGGAGCCGGTGGTGGCGGAGCTGATCAAGCCCGCCGCTGCGGAGGAGAAGGAGGAGGGCAAGGTCTTGAGTATCAGCGGGGCGGAACCGGCCTGA